The following coding sequences lie in one Deltaproteobacteria bacterium genomic window:
- a CDS encoding SRPBCC domain-containing protein yields MTAERTQSTFSLRYAVRASIHASPAAIWARLTDAAGFPSWNSTVSSIEGEIAVGQKLSIRVPIAPGRAFTPKVVELVPQQRMVWRDGFAPMFQGTRTFTLTPRGDVTEFEMVEEFRGLMLPMIKGSLPDFAPVFDRYAADLTKACERA; encoded by the coding sequence GTGACCGCCGAGCGAACCCAGTCGACCTTCTCCCTGCGCTACGCCGTGCGCGCGTCGATCCACGCGAGCCCGGCGGCGATCTGGGCCCGGCTCACCGATGCGGCGGGCTTTCCCAGCTGGAACTCGACGGTGTCGTCGATCGAGGGCGAGATCGCGGTGGGCCAGAAGCTGAGCATCCGGGTGCCGATCGCACCCGGCCGCGCGTTCACGCCGAAGGTGGTCGAGCTGGTGCCGCAGCAGCGCATGGTCTGGCGCGACGGCTTCGCGCCGATGTTCCAGGGCACGCGCACCTTCACGCTCACGCCCCGCGGCGACGTGACCGAGTTCGAGATGGTCGAGGAGTTCCGCGGCTTGATGCTGCCGATGATCAAGGGCTCGCTGCCCGACTTCGCGCCGGTGTTCGATCGCTATGCGGCCGACCTGACCAAGGCCTGCGAGCGCGCGTAG
- a CDS encoding PD40 domain-containing protein, translating into MASLAWLRTCIRCGWIGLASAACSFDSSGGSGGSDGSSGSESSAGATLTTTTNTATTAGTTASDSSGSGDGPTSGATTTTDPSGSSSSDGADGSSSTGVPTGDFGEPIAVDALNSESDDDDATLSTDMLEVYFASTRLGNEDIFVAHRGSVTEDFDEPVRVDELSSTFVDSTPELSFDGLTMTVTSDRPGTLGGLDVWVSTRDNRDDAWSNPTHIGELSTIANEGSVVLTGDLLTVYLCESGDPPDYDQIVFATREHTGDAFGAPAVFADLNADGRDCTPFVVADNTELWWASTRAGGEGAEDIWRIDLVDGLPSGTAEVIDEVNDDSRDEDPWVSPDGATLFFSSTRAGMGGQDIYMAMRQ; encoded by the coding sequence ATGGCGTCGCTTGCGTGGCTCCGGACATGCATTCGGTGTGGTTGGATCGGACTTGCCTCGGCCGCGTGCAGCTTCGACAGCAGCGGTGGCAGCGGCGGCTCGGATGGCAGCAGCGGCAGCGAATCGAGCGCGGGCGCCACGCTCACGACCACGACCAATACCGCAACGACCGCGGGCACCACCGCCTCCGACAGCAGCGGAAGCGGCGATGGCCCCACCTCGGGGGCGACCACGACCACCGACCCGAGCGGTTCCAGCAGCAGCGACGGCGCCGATGGCAGCTCGTCGACCGGCGTGCCCACTGGCGACTTCGGCGAGCCGATCGCCGTCGACGCACTCAACAGCGAGTCGGACGACGACGACGCGACGCTTTCGACCGACATGCTCGAGGTCTACTTCGCGAGCACGCGCCTCGGGAACGAGGACATCTTCGTCGCGCACCGCGGCAGCGTGACCGAGGACTTCGACGAGCCGGTGCGCGTGGACGAGCTGAGCAGCACCTTCGTCGACTCGACGCCGGAGCTCTCGTTCGATGGCCTCACCATGACCGTCACGAGCGATCGCCCGGGCACACTCGGTGGCCTCGACGTATGGGTGAGCACCCGCGACAACCGCGACGACGCGTGGAGCAACCCCACGCACATCGGCGAGCTGAGCACGATCGCCAACGAGGGCAGCGTCGTGCTCACCGGCGACCTCCTGACCGTCTACCTGTGCGAGTCGGGTGATCCGCCAGACTACGACCAGATCGTATTCGCCACCCGCGAGCACACCGGCGACGCATTCGGAGCGCCAGCGGTGTTCGCCGATCTCAACGCCGACGGCCGCGACTGCACGCCGTTCGTGGTCGCCGACAACACCGAGCTGTGGTGGGCGAGCACCCGCGCCGGTGGCGAAGGCGCGGAGGACATCTGGCGCATCGACCTCGTGGATGGACTGCCGAGCGGCACCGCCGAGGTGATCGACGAGGTCAACGACGACTCGCGCGACGAGGACCCGTGGGTCTCGCCCGATGGCGCGACGCTGTTCTTCTCGAGTACGCGCGCGGGCATGGGCGGCCAGGACATCTACATGGCGATGCGCCAGTAG
- a CDS encoding peptide chain release factor 3 — MTAAPHDSAATAGDPTTDHAAAGWSRRRTFAIVSHPDAGKTTLTEKLLFFGGAIQIAGAVRARRAGRHAVSDWMAMEQERGISVTTSVLSFQYRLPEQAEAVAPFEVNLLDTPGHADFGEDTYRVLTAVDAALMVIDGAKGVESRTEKLIEICRLRDTPVVTFVNKFDRECRSPIELLDDVEAKLSIHCVPMTWPIGMGKRFRGVYDIVHKQVHLFRYADSHGEDQWPDAGIPVSGPDDPKLDELLGDQADELRGELELLAGAAPEFDPEAFATGKQSPLLFGSAMNNFGVRELLETYLRLAPRPQPRVAITGPAAVTPPAPGQPVPTRQIEPDEPGFSGFVFKIQANMDPKHRDRMAFLRICSGRFERGMRAFHCRLGREVGLGNATMFFAANREIVEEAFAGDIIGLPNHGTIKIGDTFTQGELLRFTGIPSFAPEIFRRVLLKSPLKAKALGKGLEQLAEEGAIQVFKMLLGAEYVVGVVGQLQLEVMKHRLLHEYSVEADYEAVEYTTARWITPKVEGKSADEVRKLMDQFQRKNDMNLAIDAHGDLAYLAPNKWNLQKVEERFPDVRFSATREHT; from the coding sequence ATGACCGCAGCCCCCCATGACTCCGCCGCGACCGCGGGCGACCCGACCACCGACCACGCCGCGGCAGGTTGGTCGCGTCGGCGAACCTTCGCCATCGTCAGCCACCCCGACGCGGGCAAGACCACGCTGACCGAGAAGCTGCTGTTCTTCGGCGGTGCGATCCAGATCGCCGGCGCCGTGCGAGCGCGTCGGGCCGGCCGCCACGCGGTGAGCGACTGGATGGCCATGGAGCAGGAGCGCGGCATCTCGGTCACCACCAGCGTGCTCAGCTTCCAGTATCGGCTGCCCGAGCAGGCCGAGGCGGTCGCGCCCTTCGAGGTCAACCTGCTCGACACGCCCGGCCACGCCGACTTCGGCGAGGACACCTACCGCGTGCTCACGGCGGTCGATGCCGCGCTGATGGTGATCGACGGCGCCAAGGGCGTCGAGTCGCGCACCGAGAAGTTGATCGAGATCTGTCGCCTGCGCGACACGCCGGTGGTGACGTTCGTGAACAAGTTCGACCGCGAGTGCCGCTCGCCGATCGAGCTCCTCGACGACGTCGAGGCCAAGCTCTCGATCCACTGCGTGCCGATGACGTGGCCGATCGGCATGGGCAAGCGCTTCCGCGGGGTCTACGACATCGTGCACAAGCAGGTGCACCTGTTTCGCTACGCCGACAGCCACGGCGAGGACCAGTGGCCGGATGCGGGCATCCCGGTGAGCGGTCCCGACGATCCCAAGCTCGACGAGCTGCTGGGCGACCAGGCCGACGAGCTGCGCGGCGAGCTCGAGCTGCTCGCGGGTGCGGCCCCCGAGTTCGATCCCGAGGCGTTCGCAACCGGCAAGCAGAGCCCGTTGCTGTTCGGATCGGCGATGAACAACTTCGGCGTGCGCGAGCTGCTCGAGACCTATCTGCGGCTCGCGCCGCGTCCACAGCCGCGGGTCGCGATCACCGGGCCGGCCGCGGTCACGCCCCCGGCGCCCGGGCAGCCGGTGCCGACCCGACAGATCGAGCCCGACGAGCCGGGGTTCTCGGGCTTCGTGTTCAAGATCCAGGCGAACATGGATCCCAAGCACCGCGATCGCATGGCGTTCCTGCGCATCTGCTCGGGACGCTTCGAGCGCGGCATGCGGGCGTTCCACTGCCGGCTCGGGCGCGAGGTCGGGCTCGGCAACGCGACCATGTTCTTCGCGGCGAACCGCGAGATCGTCGAAGAGGCGTTCGCCGGCGACATCATCGGCCTGCCCAACCACGGCACCATCAAGATCGGCGACACCTTCACGCAGGGCGAGCTGCTGCGCTTCACCGGCATCCCGTCGTTCGCACCCGAGATCTTCCGTCGCGTGCTGCTCAAGAGCCCGCTCAAGGCCAAGGCGCTCGGCAAGGGGCTCGAGCAGCTGGCCGAGGAGGGCGCGATCCAGGTGTTCAAGATGTTGCTCGGAGCCGAGTACGTGGTCGGCGTGGTCGGCCAGCTGCAGCTCGAGGTCATGAAGCACCGACTGCTGCACGAGTACAGCGTCGAGGCGGACTACGAGGCCGTCGAGTACACCACCGCGCGCTGGATCACGCCGAAGGTCGAGGGCAAGTCGGCCGACGAGGTGCGCAAGCTGATGGACCAGTTCCAGCGCAAGAACGACATGAACCTCGCGATCGATGCCCACGGCGATCTCGCGTACCTGGCCCCGAACAAGTGGAACCTGCAGAAGGTCGAGGAGCGCTTCCCCGACGTGCGCTTCTCGGCGACGCGCGAACACACCTGA
- a CDS encoding FecR domain-containing protein produces MSLTRPHSVRAPLVALALATSCNQVPVDQITQQAGAAAPLADAAATAAKSAEVTAISGPGGLRSSALAEGTFLGKGAKLDAGQSVETPKGTLAEIALTGGTRLRVNEDTGLVVPTEGGEVTLTRGEVVALVDGGVTTPLLVRAADDLIRVEGGEVQIVHAGATRQVAVVHGRAVVESSGQRVELGAGERITAPLAAPERRDRPELSLRPLSETGWSRTFEQAAAAMDAVPRGIGSLTARVPGSQQEQGQKIRLTEQRVSVNITGRMAHTEIEQAFFNERAAVLEGIYRFPLPGDASIAGLDLLVGNTWMQGEIVEKQRARQIFQQIVDATVPRDPALLEWERGNVFKLRLFPIPGRGERRVKLSYTQVLPEVGDAVRYRFPLGGTGASGTTVDNFSLTVNVDKSQLDLAHLDEIDTPMLALDRRDEGNTLQLSTEQKNFQPTYDLGVDLPVAQRESGFSASTHLDQDGQAYFMLTLDPKLEFARDERPVNFAFVVDRSHSTTPELWTVARGMVEAMAGGMESNDRFTVLACDAACDELPSGLQTPTAAAIDATRRFLDEQDMAGASDVGSMMIEAGEALARSGGTDAQKVVVYIGDGSPSSGELAPDKLAGLVRDALPDVRVEALALGARADLVALGAVVEATGGDVVQIDARDDLRELVRDLRLRAQVPMAKNVRLELPDGMVDVRHSEAAGLRPGDELVVTGKLSHPVKGEVTLLADGPQGPVRATFPVDITATRTGAPAQNQHLPRTWAAMQIAHLTKTAGFDAHDRIVALSKDYTVLSRFTALLVLENDAMYREFNVVRTAASTDKWGGKVDANKEAEQPAAEVPGNVQGGLASGPVARHEDVDARKAEPTPTPTEAPPATVTPAPAPPAAAEPKTDRDDNFAPSPDPAPAPRREVAPEEEAEKGGRAQGPASGDFAPDDAPGDLGAALDEGDGSDAEADAASEVRTKDVAKAKKTPAPAKPSSSSSSRPADPWGGGVAFDDERSRRSGGWGGFLRRIPVLKIAASSGPSSKNLATIAGLQRTLALDPTRRSSHGALVRAAIRVGHPEALAFARAWADTDPDHAPALESLADVLASQGDPLAARAYASALEVTPFSKSQHEALARAFASKGDLRRSCSHRRALVSIDPSNLDAHAALAQCLGRSGRVTEARVALRDGMVRTKATSRALALAEAELAAGAPAALPALKGQLKATLTWTGEDDLDIAVVDAKGRRLGATHPLGLTVREAAGLEQVALAKVKKSVFVEVTRNGTGLADEAARPIRAVLELRTPNGKQSFPVVIERGSSRVARVFWSG; encoded by the coding sequence ATGTCGCTCACTCGTCCCCACTCGGTTCGCGCGCCGCTGGTCGCACTCGCGCTCGCGACCTCCTGCAATCAGGTGCCGGTCGACCAGATCACACAGCAGGCCGGTGCAGCGGCGCCCCTGGCCGATGCCGCGGCCACGGCGGCGAAGTCCGCCGAGGTCACCGCGATCAGCGGACCCGGTGGGCTGCGCTCGAGCGCGCTGGCCGAGGGCACCTTCCTCGGCAAGGGTGCGAAGCTCGACGCGGGGCAGTCGGTCGAGACGCCCAAGGGCACGCTGGCCGAGATCGCGCTGACCGGCGGCACGCGGCTGCGCGTGAACGAGGACACCGGGCTCGTGGTCCCCACCGAGGGCGGCGAGGTCACGCTCACGCGTGGCGAGGTGGTCGCGCTGGTCGACGGGGGGGTGACCACGCCGCTGCTCGTGCGTGCAGCAGACGATCTGATCCGGGTCGAGGGCGGCGAGGTCCAGATCGTCCATGCGGGGGCCACGCGGCAGGTCGCCGTGGTGCACGGACGCGCGGTCGTCGAATCGAGCGGGCAGCGGGTCGAGCTCGGCGCCGGTGAGCGCATCACCGCGCCGCTGGCGGCGCCCGAGCGTCGCGATCGACCCGAGCTCAGCCTGCGTCCGCTGAGCGAGACCGGCTGGTCGCGCACGTTCGAGCAGGCCGCCGCTGCGATGGACGCGGTGCCGCGCGGCATCGGCAGCCTGACCGCGCGCGTGCCCGGATCGCAGCAGGAGCAGGGCCAGAAGATCCGCCTCACCGAGCAGCGCGTGAGCGTGAACATCACCGGCCGCATGGCCCACACCGAGATCGAGCAGGCGTTCTTCAACGAGCGTGCCGCGGTGCTCGAGGGCATCTACCGCTTCCCGCTGCCGGGCGACGCCTCGATCGCCGGGCTCGACCTGTTGGTCGGCAACACGTGGATGCAGGGCGAGATCGTCGAGAAGCAGCGCGCACGACAGATCTTCCAGCAGATCGTCGACGCCACCGTACCGCGGGATCCGGCCCTGCTCGAGTGGGAGCGCGGCAACGTCTTCAAGCTGCGGCTGTTCCCGATCCCCGGCCGCGGCGAGCGACGCGTGAAGCTGTCGTACACGCAGGTGCTGCCCGAGGTCGGTGATGCCGTGCGCTACCGCTTCCCGCTCGGCGGCACCGGAGCCAGCGGCACCACGGTCGACAACTTCTCGCTGACGGTCAACGTCGACAAGAGCCAGCTCGACCTCGCGCACCTCGACGAGATCGACACCCCGATGCTCGCGCTCGATCGGCGCGACGAGGGCAACACGCTGCAGCTGTCGACGGAGCAGAAGAACTTCCAGCCCACCTACGACCTCGGCGTCGACCTGCCGGTCGCGCAGCGCGAGTCGGGCTTCTCGGCCAGCACGCACCTCGATCAGGACGGCCAGGCCTACTTCATGCTGACCCTCGACCCTAAGCTGGAGTTCGCCCGCGACGAGCGGCCGGTCAACTTCGCCTTCGTGGTCGACCGCAGCCACAGCACCACCCCCGAGCTGTGGACGGTCGCGCGCGGCATGGTCGAGGCCATGGCGGGCGGCATGGAATCCAATGATCGCTTCACCGTGCTGGCCTGCGACGCGGCCTGTGACGAGCTGCCGAGCGGCCTGCAGACCCCCACCGCGGCGGCGATCGACGCCACGCGTCGCTTCCTCGACGAGCAGGACATGGCCGGCGCGAGCGATGTCGGCTCGATGATGATCGAGGCCGGCGAGGCGCTCGCGCGCAGCGGTGGCACCGACGCGCAGAAGGTCGTGGTGTACATCGGCGATGGCTCGCCGAGCAGCGGTGAGCTCGCGCCCGACAAGTTGGCCGGCCTGGTGCGCGATGCGCTGCCCGACGTGCGCGTCGAGGCGCTCGCGCTGGGCGCCCGCGCCGATCTCGTCGCGCTCGGTGCCGTGGTGGAGGCCACCGGCGGCGATGTCGTGCAGATCGATGCGCGCGATGATCTGCGCGAGCTCGTGCGAGACCTGCGGCTGCGTGCACAGGTGCCGATGGCCAAGAACGTGCGGCTCGAGCTGCCCGACGGCATGGTCGATGTCCGGCACTCCGAGGCCGCGGGCCTGCGCCCCGGCGACGAGTTGGTCGTGACGGGCAAGCTCTCGCACCCCGTGAAGGGCGAGGTGACGCTGCTCGCGGACGGGCCCCAGGGGCCTGTGCGCGCCACGTTCCCGGTCGACATCACGGCGACGCGCACGGGGGCGCCGGCGCAGAACCAACACCTGCCTCGGACCTGGGCGGCGATGCAGATCGCCCACCTCACGAAGACCGCCGGCTTCGATGCCCACGACCGCATCGTGGCGCTCTCGAAGGACTACACGGTGCTGTCGCGCTTCACCGCGCTGCTGGTGCTCGAGAACGACGCGATGTACCGCGAGTTCAACGTCGTGCGCACCGCCGCGAGCACGGACAAGTGGGGCGGCAAGGTCGACGCGAACAAGGAGGCGGAGCAGCCCGCGGCCGAAGTGCCGGGCAACGTGCAGGGCGGCCTCGCCAGCGGCCCCGTCGCGAGGCACGAAGACGTCGACGCCCGCAAGGCCGAGCCCACCCCCACGCCGACCGAGGCGCCACCGGCCACCGTCACGCCCGCACCCGCACCGCCGGCGGCCGCCGAGCCCAAGACCGATCGCGACGACAACTTCGCGCCGTCGCCCGATCCCGCGCCCGCACCACGTCGCGAGGTCGCCCCGGAGGAGGAAGCGGAGAAGGGCGGCCGCGCGCAGGGCCCGGCCAGCGGTGATTTCGCGCCCGACGACGCCCCCGGTGACCTCGGCGCGGCGCTCGATGAGGGCGATGGCTCCGATGCCGAGGCCGATGCCGCATCGGAGGTGCGCACCAAGGACGTCGCGAAGGCGAAGAAGACCCCGGCGCCGGCCAAGCCCTCGTCGTCGTCGAGCAGCCGACCGGCCGACCCATGGGGCGGTGGCGTCGCGTTCGATGACGAGCGCTCGCGTCGGTCGGGCGGCTGGGGTGGTTTCTTGCGGCGCATCCCGGTGCTCAAGATCGCCGCGTCGAGCGGCCCCTCGAGCAAGAACCTCGCGACCATCGCGGGCCTCCAGCGCACGCTCGCGCTCGACCCCACGCGACGTTCGTCGCACGGCGCACTCGTGCGGGCCGCGATCCGCGTCGGTCACCCCGAGGCGCTCGCGTTTGCCCGCGCTTGGGCCGACACCGATCCCGACCACGCGCCCGCGCTCGAGTCGTTGGCCGACGTGCTGGCGTCGCAGGGCGATCCCCTGGCGGCGCGTGCCTACGCCAGCGCGCTCGAGGTCACGCCGTTCTCGAAGTCGCAGCACGAGGCGCTTGCGCGTGCCTTCGCGAGCAAGGGCGATCTTCGGCGCTCGTGCTCGCACCGTCGGGCGCTGGTGAGCATCGACCCGTCGAATCTCGACGCCCACGCCGCGCTCGCGCAGTGCCTCGGCCGTAGCGGTCGCGTGACCGAGGCCCGCGTCGCGCTGCGCGATGGCATGGTGCGAACCAAGGCGACCTCGCGTGCGCTCGCGCTCGCCGAGGCCGAGCTGGCTGCGGGCGCGCCGGCGGCCCTGCCGGCGCTCAAGGGCCAGCTCAAGGCGACGCTGACGTGGACGGGCGAGGACGATCTCGACATCGCGGTCGTCGACGCCAAGGGCCGGCGCCTCGGCGCCACGCACCCGCTCGGCCTGACCGTGCGCGAAGCCGCAGGGCTCGAGCAGGTCGCGCTCGCGAAGGTGAAGAAGTCGGTGTTCGTCGAGGTCACCCGCAACGGCACCGGGCTCGCCGACGAGGCCGCGCGGCCGATCCGAGCGGTGCTCGAGCTGCGGACCCCGAACGGCAAGCAGAGCTTCCCGGTCGTGATCGAGCGCGGCAGCAGCCGCGTGGCGCGGGTGTTCTGGTCGGGCTGA
- a CDS encoding protein kinase, with protein MPHDEREPPDDTGASAGVETVAAGDDARVEVETVALADGELATEARHVLAQGRTPRSDPAPTVLGRYRVLERIGKGGMGVVYLGHDDELDRDVAIKLLRSDLSKDLSGRERLLREAQAIARLSHPNIVHVYEVAQSDGHVFMAMELIRGQTLRHHCKGKRWQDIVDACIGAGEGLAAAHAQGVVHRDFKPDNVLVDERGRARVVDFGLARAPGVSGGGDDTGSSDGQAALLATPTSGTRARLLDLTGTGTVIGTPAYMAPEQIARADPDARTDQFAFCVTLFELLYERRPFAGSTYTELVRSIVTGLQVEADAGPLGVPRAVRKLLLRGLARDPEHRFASMDELLAALRKARAPGSRRTWVAALVAAGATAAVVQLGGGEPARAVVSTPQNQPELPPADPWHEIVAATDLPPTIDRPDADDPAGVSVHRLRNGLTVYLARRPLEPSIAVTIAVRAGSEQERGFGPGLAYLVMNTLYRGGDQLGVLEPTLARPSLVLQHELLAALPTVRDAAARDAMIAAISAAEHAELPWVAPNDLDDGARALVGDGVSGSRTGSGTTFEIEVPAHRLDAVLALTAEALQRPAFRDVFAQVQSQLDLYASTTSNERAWQLLQRELTPATGLREDYETASAYVLGLPLADARRFYDAFYRPNNTAIVLVGDITPEQALPLVEAHFGRWVPASVPFTPPQDQPLAQGVVRHEIEDGGAPAVFMSWPLPPTQSPEYPAFVALGQALGHHDGLGSTLRSATADVLWDITPYRSLDVRVTALPGQTLDRAEAATLATLQDIATDRLPDEAWRPALARAELTRLRWSRSASSLADTIATSFVERRAWRDVAGELSTPPARAELVAAAKALLDRSRVVVYKRTGDTWHQPMPSLPGRRLPLQYGRQSAFVRALVDTPVTPPEPRFLVAGSHYRDELVGTRRFISTASEAPLATVAWVYPVGVDEDPFVCDAVRARMWAVGIPGVDFSAYCTNDFVWVDVVAPAHRFVQDATFVFDWLERGMPSDAQIHDYIERALQQRAARRTSATWREGAFHAFALRGEHAIDAHMPSDDQLRRRGAQEIPDALARLGTRAADLLYVGPTPERIRELVPASKGIGASGTRRPRVRTPQHDMVFVLDDPSMESVEIVASTTWPDLPPRLQLAAEIHADAINDAVGLGPPSLEPRWQRAPWWATRHPLATRAAYACAPNDVDLAAQTLHELMRTRVAAVDFAADHHALEVSFRSYRTPARLVPETVRLWDEDSTDPRVAQWLALPGLTHEDVQHYEEGLARQPIIYSVIGDVRRIDLQALARHGEVVRVDLGALDDLLRDPDGSEG; from the coding sequence ATGCCGCACGACGAGCGCGAGCCGCCCGACGACACCGGCGCATCGGCGGGGGTCGAGACCGTGGCCGCGGGCGACGACGCCCGTGTCGAGGTCGAGACCGTGGCCCTCGCCGATGGCGAGCTCGCGACCGAGGCGCGACACGTGCTGGCCCAGGGCCGCACGCCGCGGTCGGACCCCGCGCCGACGGTGCTCGGCCGCTATCGCGTGCTCGAGCGCATCGGCAAGGGTGGCATGGGCGTGGTCTACCTCGGCCACGACGACGAGCTCGATCGCGACGTCGCGATCAAGCTGCTGCGCAGCGACCTCTCCAAGGACCTCTCGGGTCGCGAGCGACTGCTGCGCGAGGCCCAAGCGATCGCCAGGCTCTCGCACCCCAACATCGTGCACGTGTACGAGGTCGCTCAGAGCGACGGCCACGTGTTCATGGCGATGGAGCTCATTCGCGGCCAGACCCTGCGACACCACTGCAAGGGCAAGCGCTGGCAGGACATCGTCGATGCGTGCATCGGCGCCGGCGAGGGGCTCGCGGCCGCGCACGCGCAGGGCGTGGTGCACCGCGACTTCAAGCCCGACAACGTGCTGGTCGACGAGCGCGGTCGAGCGCGCGTCGTCGACTTCGGCCTCGCGCGGGCCCCCGGGGTCAGCGGCGGCGGCGACGACACCGGCAGCTCCGACGGCCAGGCGGCCCTGCTCGCGACCCCGACTTCGGGCACCCGCGCGCGCCTGCTCGACCTCACCGGCACCGGCACCGTGATCGGCACGCCGGCCTACATGGCGCCCGAACAGATCGCGCGCGCCGACCCCGACGCGCGCACCGATCAATTCGCCTTCTGCGTCACGCTGTTCGAGCTGCTGTACGAGCGACGCCCCTTCGCGGGCTCGACGTACACCGAGCTGGTGCGGTCGATCGTGACCGGGCTGCAGGTCGAGGCCGACGCAGGTCCGCTCGGCGTGCCACGAGCGGTGCGAAAGCTGCTGCTGCGGGGACTCGCACGCGACCCCGAGCACCGCTTCGCGTCGATGGACGAGCTGCTGGCGGCACTGCGCAAGGCTCGGGCCCCGGGCTCGCGACGCACGTGGGTCGCCGCGCTCGTGGCCGCGGGTGCAACCGCTGCGGTCGTACAGCTCGGCGGCGGCGAGCCAGCGCGCGCGGTGGTGTCGACGCCGCAGAACCAACCCGAGCTGCCACCCGCCGATCCGTGGCACGAGATCGTCGCGGCGACCGATCTGCCGCCGACCATCGATCGTCCCGACGCCGACGATCCCGCGGGCGTGAGCGTGCATCGGCTCCGCAACGGCCTGACGGTCTATCTCGCACGACGTCCGCTCGAGCCGTCGATCGCGGTGACGATCGCGGTGCGGGCCGGCAGCGAACAGGAGCGCGGCTTCGGCCCCGGCCTGGCCTACCTCGTGATGAACACGCTGTACCGCGGCGGCGACCAGCTCGGCGTGCTCGAACCGACGCTCGCGCGCCCCTCGTTGGTGCTACAGCACGAGCTGCTCGCGGCGCTGCCGACCGTTCGCGACGCCGCGGCTCGCGATGCGATGATCGCTGCGATCAGTGCCGCCGAGCACGCCGAGCTGCCGTGGGTGGCGCCAAACGATCTGGACGACGGCGCACGCGCTCTGGTCGGGGATGGCGTGTCGGGCTCGCGCACCGGCAGTGGCACGACGTTCGAGATCGAGGTGCCCGCCCACCGCCTCGACGCCGTACTCGCGCTCACCGCCGAGGCGCTGCAGCGCCCCGCGTTCCGCGACGTCTTCGCGCAGGTGCAGTCACAGCTCGATCTGTATGCGTCGACGACCTCGAACGAGCGCGCGTGGCAGCTGCTGCAGCGCGAGCTGACGCCGGCCACCGGCCTGCGCGAGGACTACGAGACCGCCAGTGCGTACGTGCTCGGGCTACCGCTCGCCGACGCGCGGCGCTTCTACGACGCGTTCTATCGCCCCAACAACACCGCGATCGTGCTGGTCGGCGACATCACGCCCGAGCAGGCGTTGCCGCTGGTCGAGGCCCACTTCGGCCGCTGGGTCCCCGCCAGCGTGCCGTTCACGCCGCCGCAGGATCAACCGCTCGCGCAAGGCGTCGTGCGCCACGAGATCGAGGACGGCGGTGCACCGGCGGTGTTCATGTCGTGGCCGTTGCCGCCGACACAGAGCCCCGAGTACCCCGCATTCGTGGCGCTGGGGCAGGCGCTCGGCCACCACGACGGACTCGGCTCGACCTTGCGCTCGGCGACCGCCGACGTGCTGTGGGACATCACGCCCTACCGCAGCCTCGACGTCCGCGTCACCGCGCTGCCGGGGCAGACGCTCGATCGAGCGGAGGCCGCGACGCTCGCGACGTTGCAGGACATCGCCACCGATCGCCTCCCCGACGAGGCCTGGCGACCCGCGCTCGCACGCGCCGAGCTCACGCGCCTGCGCTGGTCTCGGAGCGCGAGCTCGCTGGCGGACACCATCGCGACGTCGTTCGTCGAGCGTCGAGCGTGGCGCGATGTCGCCGGCGAGCTGAGCACGCCGCCGGCGCGCGCCGAGCTGGTGGCGGCCGCCAAGGCCCTGCTCGATCGCTCGCGGGTCGTGGTCTACAAGCGCACCGGCGACACCTGGCATCAGCCGATGCCATCGCTGCCCGGTCGACGACTGCCGCTGCAGTACGGCCGCCAGTCGGCGTTCGTGCGCGCGCTGGTCGACACGCCGGTGACTCCGCCCGAGCCGCGCTTCCTGGTCGCGGGCAGCCACTACCGCGACGAGCTCGTCGGCACGCGCCGCTTCATCTCGACCGCATCCGAGGCGCCGCTGGCAACCGTCGCGTGGGTGTACCCCGTGGGCGTCGACGAGGATCCCTTCGTCTGCGACGCGGTGCGTGCCCGCATGTGGGCCGTGGGCATCCCTGGCGTCGACTTCAGCGCGTACTGTACGAACGACTTCGTGTGGGTCGACGTCGTGGCGCCTGCCCACCGCTTCGTGCAGGACGCCACGTTCGTGTTCGACTGGCTCGAACGCGGCATGCCCAGCGACGCGCAGATCCACGACTACATCGAGCGCGCGCTGCAGCAACGCGCTGCCCGCCGCACCAGCGCGACTTGGCGCGAGGGAGCCTTCCACGCCTTCGCGCTGCGGGGCGAGCACGCGATCGACGCCCACATGCCGTCGGACGATCAGCTGCGCCGCCGCGGCGCTCAGGAGATCCCGGACGCGCTCGCACGCCTGGGCACGCGCGCCGCCGATCTGCTCTACGTCGGTCCGACCCCCGAGCGCATCCGCGAGCTCGTGCCGGCCTCGAAGGGCATCGGCGCCTCCGGCACCCGACGCCCTCGCGTGCGCACGCCCCAGCACGACATGGTGTTCGTGCTCGACGATCCCTCGATGGAGTCGGTCGAGATCGTGGCGTCGACGACCTGGCCGGATCTCCCGCCGCGGCTGCAGCTGGCGGCGGAGATCCACGCCGACGCGATCAACGATGCGGTCGGGCTGGGCCCGCCATCACTCGAGCCCCGCTGGCAACGGGCGCCGTGGTGGGCGACGCGGCACCCACTGGCGACACGGGCCGCCTATGCGTGCGCGCCGAACGACGTCGATCTCGCCGCCCAGACGCTCCACGAGCTGATGCGTACGCGCGTCGCGGCCGTGGACTTTGCCGCCGACCATCACGCGCTCGAGGTCTCGTTCCGCAGCTACCGCACGCCCGCGCGCCTGGTGCCAGAGACCGTGCGCCTGTGGGACGAGGACAGCACCGACCCCCGTGTCGCGCAGTGGCTCGCGCTGCCGGGTCTGACGCACGAGGACGTGCAGCACTACGAAGAGGGCCTCGCGCGTCAGCCCATCATCTACTCGGTGATCGGCGACGTACGTCGCATCGACCTGCAGGCGCTCGCTCGCCACGGTGAAGTCGTGCGCGTGGACCTCGGTGCGCTCGACGATCTCCTGCGCGACCCCGACGGCTCCGAGGGTTGA